One part of the Humulus lupulus chromosome 9, drHumLupu1.1, whole genome shotgun sequence genome encodes these proteins:
- the LOC133801288 gene encoding probable glutathione S-transferase produces the protein MGDEVKLYGARGSPFSDRVNVALKLKGVEYKYYEEDLKNKSGSLLKYNPIHKKVPAFVHNEKPLAESLVILEYIDETWNTHPILPQHPYERAQARFWSRFIDDKVVPTAWKAFWVKEEQKKALEEATEYLEFLEKELKGKYFGGESIGMVDIAGNFIAQWIPAIQELVGVEILTEEKFPKLCKWSHDFATHPVIKEASPSKEELIALFKPRLNPAN, from the exons ATGGGAGATGAAGTGAAGCTTTATGGTGCTAGGGGAAGCCCTTTCAGTGACAGAGTCAATGTGGCTCTGAAACTCAAAGGTGTTGAATACAAATACTATGAAGAAGATTTGAAGAACAAGAGTGGTTCTCTCCTCAAATACAACCCAATTCACAAGAAGGTCCCTGCCTTTGTCCACAATGAAAAGCCCTTAGCAGAGTCACTTGTCATTCTTGAATACATCGACGAGACATGGAACACTCATCCCATCTTGCCTCAACACCCCTACGAAAGAGCTCAAGCCCGATTTTGGAGTCGTTTCATTGATGACAAG GTCGTGCCGACTGCATGGAAAGCATTTTGGGTAAAGGAGGAGCAGAAAAAGGCATTAGAAGAAGCAACTGAGTATCTGGAGTTTCTAGAAAAAGAGCTGAAAGGCAAGTACTTTGGAGGAGAAAGCATTGGGATGGTGGACATAGCAGGAAACTTCATAGCCCAATGGATTCCAGCCATACAAGAGCTTGTGGGAGTAGAGATATTGACAGAGGAAAAGTTTCCCAAGCTCTGTAAATGGAGCCATGATTTTGCCACTCACCCTGTGATTAAAGAAGCATCACCTTCTAAAGAAGAACTCATTGCTCTCTTCAAGCCTCGTTTGAACCCCGCCAACTGA